A DNA window from Zonotrichia leucophrys gambelii isolate GWCS_2022_RI chromosome 15, RI_Zleu_2.0, whole genome shotgun sequence contains the following coding sequences:
- the GSTT2B gene encoding glutathione S-transferase theta-2B yields the protein MGLELYLDLLSQPCRALYIFARSNNIPFEFKRVQLTKGQHKTEEFRKVNVLMKVPALKDGSFTLAESIAILLYMVQKFKTPDHWYPADLQKRARVDEYLSWQHTNIRAKGSKLFLSKVMLPLITGQPLPPEKLELATEELNVVLKQFEEKFLQDKPFIAGSEVSLADLVALVELMQPVSAGYALFEERPALAAWRSRVEEAVGKELFLEAHQDIMNVKNLTADQVAPELLESFKQHLLKQN from the exons atggggctggagctgtaCCTGGACCTGCTCTCGCAGCCCTGCCGGGCGCTCTACATCTTCGCCCGGAGCAACAACATCCCCTTCGAGTTCAAGCGGGTGCAGCTGACCAAGG ggcagcacaagacAGAGGAGTTCCGGAAGGTGAACGTCCTGATGAAGGTGCCTGCACTCAAGGATGGCTCTTTCACCTTAGCAGAGAG CATTGCAATCCTCCTGTACATGGTCCAGAAATTCAAGACTCCTGATCACTGGTACCCAGCTGACCTGCAGAAAAGGGCCAGGGTTGATGAGTACCTGTCCTGGCAGCACACCAACATCCGTGCCAAGGGGAGCAAGCTGTTCTTAAGCAAG GTGATGCTGCCTCTCATCACAGGCCAGCCACTTCCTCCAGAGAAACTGGAGCTTGCCACTGAGGAGCTGAACGTTGTCCTGAAGCAGTTTGAGGAGAAGTTCTTGCAGGACAAGCCCTTCATTGCAGGCAGCGAGGTCTCCCTGGCAgacctggtggcactggtggagCTCATGCAG ccCGTCTCTGCAGGCTATGCCCTGTTTGAGGAGAGGCCGGCGTTAGCGGCGTGGCGCAGCCGGGTGGAAGAGGCTGTGGGGAAGGAGCTCTTCCTGGAAGCCCACCAGGACATCATGAACGTTAAGAACTTGACTGCTGACCAGGTTGCACCTGAGTTGCTGGAGAGTTTCAAGCAGCATCTCCTAAAGCAGAATTAA
- the DDX51 gene encoding ATP-dependent RNA helicase DDX51, translating to MTSSVCAGAGGVAMALFCIRRYGEEDEHQEEAEAESRARVLLERLQHQARARQQKKQREEPAQGKEESGEPRLSPGGQTREGKGKRKRDSEEQPSAHKQKKLKTKQPRSPSEERAGTEEAADGSSPTKKKKANRRKSKVQQEGTEADSEEDIKQQDNRNKLKKKSDKGRKTDEETQGDETEKKESGEKAEGNKTTEEEVPSVASGADCAPSSMMILGDYEAKPVQKVQPFLPQWLAEPRRVQKRIRDNLCPVGDVPGIHPRLLKKLQMNGIDSFFPVQAEVIPAILQSAAHGFLLGRGGFRPKDICVSAPTGSGKTLAFVIPIVQVLLDRVVCHVRALVVLPTKELAQQVSKVFNVYTDGTGLKVVLITGQKSFAKEQEMLVQKKVTGYCSLADIVVATPGRLTDHINQTPGFSLAQLRFLIVDEADRMIDDMHQNCLNQIVRAAFQGENHSGSNKLFQRTKPGPLTAASSCSPQIPLQKLLFSATLTQDPEKLQQLDLFQPRLFTSVYSEKSRDGTETEQNTNNKYTLPEGLSQCYVPCDLNSKPLILLYFMLKMKFTRVLCFTNSREASHRLFLLVQAFGGVTVAEFSSRLTPNERKRTMKEFEQGKIQLLISTDATARGIDVKGVNYVINYDAPQFIRTYIHRVGRTARAGETGVAFSLVLRIQERRFLRMLRDAGIQDIQKHPVKGNSLKPLVQQYEGALCKLEKTVKNERAQRRA from the exons ATGACGTCATCCGTGTGCGCCGGCGCGGGCGGCGTGGCCATGGCGCTGTTCTGCATCCGCAG GTACGGCGAGGAGGACGAGCACCAGGAGGAGGCGGAGGCCGAGAGCCGGGCGCGGGTCCTGCTGGAGCGGCTGCAGCACCAGGCCAGGGCCCGGCAGCAGAAGAAGCAGCGAGAGGAACCGgcccagggaaaggaggagtcgggggagcccaggctgagccccgGGGGGCAGACCcgagaaggaaaggggaagaggaaaagggacagTGAGGAGCAGCCCAGTGCGCATAAACAGAAGAAGCTAAAGACAAAACAGCCCCGCAGCCCTTCGGAAGAAAGGGCTGGCActgaggaggcagcagatggcagcagccccacaaagaagaagaaagcaaatagAAGAAAATCGAAAGTGCAGCAAGAGGGGACTGAAGCAG ATTCTGAAGAAGACATCAAACAACAGGACAACAGAAACAAGCTTAAAAAGAAGTCTGATAAGGGGAGGAAGACAGATGAGGAAACACAAGGAGAtgaaacagagaagaaagagagcggtgaaaaagctgaaggaaataaaactacAGAGGAGGAGGTGCCCTCAGTAGCCTCAGGGGCAGATTGTGCCCCCTCCAGTATGATGATCCTTGGAGACTACGAAGCAAAGCCAGTGCAGAAG GTGCAGCCCTTCCTGCCTCAGTGGCTTGCTGAGCCCCGGCGGGTGCAGAAGCGCATCAGGGACAATCTGTGTCCAGTCGGGGACGTGCCAGGAATCCACCCCAGGCTGCTGAAAAAGCTGCAGATGAATGGAATAGACTCCTTTTTCCCAG TGCAGGCAGAGGTGATCCCTGCCATCCTGCAGAGTGCAGCCCATGGGTTCCTGCTGGGCCGGGGCGGCTTCCGCCCCAAGGACATCTGTGTGTCAGCCCCCACGGGCAGTGGCAAAACCCTGGCCTTTGTCATCCCCATCGTGCAG GTTCTGTTGGATCGAGTGGTTTGCCACGTGCGAGCTCTGGTTGTTCTGCCCACCaaagagctggcacagcag GTGAGTAAAGTGTTCAACGTTTACACTGACGGGACAGGGCTGAAGGTCGTTTTGATTACTGGCCAGAAATCTTTTGcaaaggagcaggagatgcttGTCCAGAAAAA AGTGACAGGCTACTGCAGCCTGGCTGACATTGTGGTGGCCACGCCAGGGAGGCTCACGGATCACATCAACCAGACCCCAGGcttcagcctggcacagcttcgCTTCCTG ATCGTGGATGAAGCTGACCGTATGATTGATGACATGCACCAGAACTGTCTGAACCAAATTGTCAGAGCTGCATTCCAAGGAGAAAATCACTCTGGCTCCAACAAGCTTTTTCAGAGGACCAAGCCAGGGCCTTTAACAGCAGCCAG ttcctgctctcctcagaTACCCTTACAGAAACTGCTGTTTTCAGCCACACTGACCCAGGACCCAGAgaaactgcagcagctggatttATTCCAGCCTCGTCTCTTCACATCTGTGTATTCCGAGAAAAGCAGAGATGGAACAGAAACTGAACAAAATACCAATAATAAATACACACTCCCAGAGGGGCTGTCG CAATGTTATGTGCCTTGTGACCTGAACTCCAAGCCTTTGATCCTCTTATATTTCatgctgaaaatgaaattcaCCCGTGTGTTGTGCTTCACCAACTCCAGGGAAGCCTCTCACAG GTTGTTCCTGCTGGTTCAGGCCTTTGGTGGAGTCACAGTGGCAGAGTTTTCTTCTCGGTTAACTCCAAATGAGAGAAAGAGAACCATGAAGGAGTTTGAGCAAGGAAAAATACAACT GTTGATCAGCACAGATGCCACAGCCCGAGGGATTGATGTGAAAGGAGTGAATTATGTGATAAACTATGATGCACCCCAGTTCATCAGGACCTACATTCACCG GGTTGGAAGAACAGCTCGTGCAGGAGAAACAGGTGTTGCTTTCAGCTTGGTCCTTAGAATTCAG GAGCGGCGCTTCCTGCGGATGCTGAGGGATGCTGGCATCCAGGACATCCAGAAACACCCGGTGAAGGGCAACTCCCTGAAGCCACTGGTGCAGCAATATGAGGGAGCTCTGTGTAAGCTGGAGAAGACAGTCAAG AATGAGCGAGCACAGAGGCGAGCCTGA
- the LOC135454583 gene encoding macrophage migration inhibitory factor, with protein sequence MPMFSIYTNVCKDAVPDNLLGDLTQQLAKATGKPAQYIAVHIIPDQMMSFGGSTDPCALCSLYSIGKIGGQQNKTYTKMLCDLISKHLHVSADRVYINYFDMNAANVGWNGSTFA encoded by the exons ATGCCCATGTTCTCCATCTACACCAATGTCTGCAAGGACGCCGTGCCCGACAACCTCTTGGGCGACCTCACCCAGCAGCTGGCCAAGGCCACGGGCAAGCCCGCGCAG TACATAGCTGTGCACATCATACCTGACCAGATGATGTCCTTCGGGGGCTCCACTGATCCCTGCGCGCTCTGCAGCCTCTACAGCATCGGCAAGATAGGAGGGCAGCAGAACAAGACTTACACCAAGATGCTCTGTGATCTGATCTCCAAGCACTTGCACGTATCTGCAGACAG GGTCTACATCAACTACTTCGACATGAACGCTGCCAACGTGGGCTGGAACGGCTCCACCTTTGCATAG
- the LOC135454697 gene encoding macrophage migration inhibitory factor-like, which yields MPKFIVNTNISKDKVPESFAGELTQQLSKALGKPAQYLAIQICPDQVMSFGGSTDPCAVCFLYSSGKIGEQENKGYSKLLCELMSKQLKIPSDRVYISFFDIRAGSVGWNNSTFA from the exons ATGCCTAAATTCATTGTTAACACAAATATAAGCAAGGATAAAGTCCCAGAATCTTTTGCAGGGGAGCTCACCCAACAATTATCAAAAGCATTGGGCAAACCAGCACAG TATCTAGCAATACAGATCTGTCCTGACCAGGTGATGTCCTTTGGTGGCTCCACAGACCCTTGTGCTGTGTGCTTTCTCTACAGCAGTGGAAAGATAGGGGAGCAGGAGAACAAGGGCTACTCCAAATTGCTTTGTGAGCTGATgagcaaacagctgaaaataccATCTGACAG AGTCTACATCAGCTTCTTTGACATCAGGGCTGGCAGTGTGGGCTGGAATAACAGCACCTTTGCTTGA